From a single Haloarcula sp. DT43 genomic region:
- a CDS encoding DnaJ domain-containing protein, whose protein sequence is MEATFYGILGVDPDATEETIVRAYREQTKAHHPDVSDDPDARERFKRLTRAKEVLTDEAERERYHRLGHAAYVGEYGSGADGGTVTGSASDVARQYVDRGTDADTASGAVDAARRSQTRGGRTGYGTAAEYYRPGKRVRPAQSSGVGTLLESVRRVGPWLFVHLALLGCALTAAVVLAVGGLAGDLSPVVAGVMAASMVAISFVVSATHVLTSVSG, encoded by the coding sequence ATGGAAGCGACGTTCTACGGCATTCTCGGGGTGGACCCGGATGCCACCGAAGAGACGATAGTCCGCGCCTACCGGGAGCAGACGAAGGCCCACCACCCGGACGTGAGCGACGACCCGGACGCGAGAGAGCGGTTCAAGCGCCTCACGCGAGCGAAGGAGGTGCTCACGGACGAGGCCGAGCGGGAGCGGTACCACCGACTCGGCCACGCCGCGTACGTCGGCGAGTACGGGAGCGGCGCGGACGGAGGCACAGTCACGGGCAGCGCCAGCGACGTCGCCCGGCAGTACGTCGACCGGGGGACCGACGCCGATACCGCGAGCGGGGCGGTGGACGCGGCACGGCGCTCACAGACCCGCGGCGGACGCACGGGCTACGGGACCGCCGCGGAGTACTACAGGCCCGGGAAGCGGGTCCGGCCGGCGCAGTCCTCGGGAGTCGGGACGCTGCTGGAGTCGGTGCGTCGCGTCGGGCCGTGGCTGTTCGTCCACCTGGCCCTGCTGGGCTGTGCGCTCACCGCAGCCGTCGTGCTCGCGGTCGGTGGTCTCGCGGGGGACCTCTCGCCGGTCGTCGCCGGCGTCATGGCCGCCTCGATGGTGGCGATATCGTTCGTCGTCTCGGCGACCCACGTGCTCACGTCCGTGTCGGGCTGA
- a CDS encoding DUF1684 domain-containing protein, with product MDEDTEDWARQLEANRAEKDRFFADHRQSPIPPEERDDFDGLSYFDPDPEYRVEATVTVHETPDSVDLETSDDRTVRYLHVATLSFDLDGEARELHAFRQAADESRTLFVPFRDKTTGQQSYDGGRYMELEPDRDLADGDEITLDFNLAYSPFCAYSDTFSCPLPPESNWLETAVTAGERTD from the coding sequence ATGGACGAAGACACCGAGGACTGGGCGAGACAGTTGGAAGCCAACCGGGCGGAGAAAGACCGCTTCTTCGCGGACCACCGGCAGTCGCCGATTCCGCCGGAGGAGCGCGACGACTTCGACGGACTCAGCTACTTCGACCCGGACCCCGAGTACCGCGTCGAGGCGACGGTCACCGTCCACGAGACGCCGGACTCGGTCGACCTGGAGACGAGCGACGACCGGACGGTGCGCTACCTCCACGTCGCGACGCTGTCGTTCGACCTCGACGGCGAGGCCCGCGAACTCCACGCGTTCCGGCAGGCAGCCGACGAGTCCCGGACGCTGTTTGTCCCCTTCCGCGACAAGACGACCGGGCAACAGAGCTACGACGGCGGCCGGTACATGGAACTGGAACCCGACCGCGACCTGGCCGACGGCGACGAGATTACGCTGGATTTCAACCTCGCGTACTCGCCGTTCTGTGCCTACAGCGACACCTTCTCCTGCCCGCTGCCGCCGGAGTCGAACTGGCTCGAAACCGCGGTGACCGCCGGGGAACGGACCGACTGA
- a CDS encoding CPBP family intramembrane glutamic endopeptidase, with protein sequence MATATRDRPVLQAFQYGFTLFSALLLGVIGLGFGSILLLAVAAALSFGAGIQITTVQTLVLGLITVQGIGCPVIAYTYIKLRPVVRAKIRELFSYSADDDEFTIGIAVPSLREVGIVVLGYAGAMGALVVVAVIITTLVSLFGIEPAANQAAEIGMENPEVLLLLIPASFLLIGPGEELLFRGVVQGRIRDRFGPVVGVAIASVIFAGIHYPALSGGSVTGKLVSISALLIPALILGATYEYTDNIVVPSLIHGAYNATLFTGLYVTVRYSGELSEAAGTPGLF encoded by the coding sequence ATGGCAACGGCGACCCGCGACCGTCCGGTCCTCCAGGCCTTCCAGTACGGGTTTACCCTCTTCTCGGCGCTCCTGTTGGGGGTGATAGGGCTCGGCTTCGGCTCGATACTGCTGCTCGCCGTCGCCGCCGCCCTGTCGTTCGGGGCCGGAATCCAGATAACGACGGTCCAGACGCTCGTACTCGGGCTGATAACGGTCCAGGGAATCGGCTGTCCGGTCATCGCGTACACCTACATCAAGCTCAGACCGGTCGTCCGGGCGAAAATTCGGGAGCTCTTCTCCTACTCCGCGGACGACGACGAGTTCACTATCGGTATCGCCGTCCCGAGTCTCCGCGAAGTCGGTATCGTCGTGCTGGGCTACGCCGGTGCGATGGGCGCGCTCGTGGTGGTCGCCGTCATCATCACGACGCTCGTCTCCCTGTTCGGAATCGAACCGGCGGCGAACCAGGCGGCGGAGATAGGGATGGAGAACCCCGAGGTCCTCCTGTTGCTGATTCCCGCCTCGTTTCTCCTCATCGGCCCCGGCGAGGAACTGCTGTTCCGCGGCGTCGTCCAGGGCCGCATCCGGGACCGGTTCGGCCCGGTCGTCGGCGTCGCTATCGCGAGCGTCATCTTCGCCGGCATCCACTACCCCGCTCTCAGCGGCGGTTCGGTCACGGGCAAACTCGTCTCGATAAGCGCTCTGCTCATCCCGGCCCTCATCCTCGGTGCGACCTACGAGTACACGGACAACATCGTCGTTCCGTCGCTCATCCACGGCGCGTACAACGCGACGCTGTTTACCGGCCTGTACGTCACCGTGCGGTACAGCGGCGAACTCTCCGAGGCCGCTGGCACCCCTGGCCTGTTCTGA
- a CDS encoding PAS domain S-box protein, whose amino-acid sequence MAGRVRVLHIDDEPGLAELTAEYLERAMDCASVDTAMRADDVVADRPQDTYDCIVSDYDMPGMNGLELLERIRADAPKFPFILYTGKGSEEIAAEAISAGVTDYIQKESGTSQYTVLANRVQNAVEARRDELQVMRDHRAMNEAWDGIATLDHEGRFTYLNDAYAETFGYERDALLGEHWKTVHSAESLETVENEILPAVEENGTWTGETRLERADGTQFVGEHTVASIGNDGAVCVVRDRTEREELGRQLRHERERFRLFVDAVENYAMFLLDPDGRVRSWNAGAEQITQYAEAEILGEHCSTFYTERQVAEGIPDRLLRAAREHGQATDRGLRVRKDGSTFWADVTVTALREDGELRGFAKVTKDITDRIERERLQARAERYREALYEVTNDTDRRFEQRLVDALELGVEYLGLDQGYLVAYDREADTHEILAVAGDPPLVAPGDTIPLSETCRRQTADPDGTVSVYDAERQDLTDDPAYRRFGLGCYVGADIEIDGDPFGTVCFVARDPRPDQFRPAEKSFVELLTGWLKHELDRRDSRIQWPAEE is encoded by the coding sequence ATGGCTGGTCGAGTCCGTGTGCTCCACATCGACGACGAACCGGGTCTCGCCGAACTGACTGCGGAGTATCTCGAACGGGCCATGGACTGCGCCAGCGTCGACACCGCGATGCGGGCCGACGATGTCGTCGCGGACCGCCCGCAAGACACGTACGATTGCATCGTCAGCGACTACGACATGCCCGGCATGAACGGGCTGGAACTCCTCGAACGGATACGCGCGGACGCGCCGAAGTTCCCGTTCATCCTCTACACCGGGAAGGGCAGCGAGGAGATAGCGGCCGAGGCGATTTCCGCGGGCGTCACGGATTACATCCAGAAGGAGTCGGGGACCTCACAGTACACCGTGCTGGCAAACAGGGTCCAAAACGCCGTCGAAGCCCGCAGGGACGAACTACAGGTCATGCGGGACCACCGGGCGATGAACGAGGCCTGGGACGGCATCGCCACACTGGATCACGAGGGCCGGTTCACCTACCTGAACGACGCCTACGCCGAGACGTTCGGCTACGAGCGCGATGCCCTCCTGGGCGAACACTGGAAGACGGTTCACTCGGCGGAGAGCCTCGAAACGGTCGAGAACGAGATTCTCCCGGCCGTCGAGGAGAACGGGACGTGGACGGGCGAGACCCGTCTCGAACGCGCCGATGGGACGCAGTTCGTCGGCGAACACACCGTCGCGAGCATCGGGAACGACGGCGCGGTCTGTGTGGTGCGTGACCGGACCGAGCGGGAGGAACTCGGCCGGCAACTGCGACACGAGCGCGAGCGGTTCCGACTGTTCGTCGACGCGGTCGAGAACTACGCGATGTTCCTCCTCGACCCCGACGGCCGCGTCCGGTCGTGGAACGCCGGCGCGGAACAGATTACGCAGTACGCGGAGGCCGAGATTCTCGGCGAACACTGCTCGACGTTCTACACGGAGCGGCAGGTGGCCGAGGGCATCCCGGACAGACTGTTACGGGCGGCACGAGAGCACGGTCAGGCCACCGACCGGGGACTGCGGGTCCGGAAGGACGGCAGCACCTTCTGGGCCGACGTGACCGTCACGGCGCTCCGGGAGGACGGCGAACTCCGCGGCTTCGCAAAAGTGACCAAGGACATCACGGACCGGATAGAGCGGGAGCGCCTCCAGGCGCGGGCCGAACGCTACCGCGAGGCACTCTACGAGGTCACGAACGACACGGACCGGCGGTTCGAGCAGCGGTTGGTCGACGCGCTGGAACTCGGCGTCGAGTATCTGGGTCTCGACCAGGGCTACCTCGTCGCCTACGACCGCGAGGCAGACACACACGAGATACTCGCCGTCGCCGGCGACCCGCCGCTCGTCGCCCCGGGCGATACGATACCACTCTCCGAGACGTGCCGCCGGCAGACGGCCGACCCCGACGGCACGGTCTCGGTGTACGACGCCGAGCGTCAGGACCTGACCGACGACCCCGCGTACCGGCGGTTCGGCCTCGGCTGTTACGTCGGCGCGGATATCGAAATCGACGGCGACCCGTTCGGGACGGTCTGTTTCGTCGCCCGTGACCCCCGTCCCGACCAGTTCAGACCGGCGGAGAAATCGTTCGTCGAACTGCTCACGGGGTGGCTGAAACACGAACTCGACCGACGCGACAGCCGGATTCAGTGGCCTGCAGAGGAGTGA
- a CDS encoding NAD(P)/FAD-dependent oxidoreductase produces the protein MEHVDVAIVGGGPAGSSAAEAAADHGADAVLLEKGVPRADREGTGPDSTDAAGLLDYWFDIMDIPRSEFPEDVVLSELDGAKFYGPSTEMTLTETGIDATTDGFGVTFHRARFDDWLRERATAAGADYRVGVSVTGVETDLRSSPRHTVRLANGEDIAAEYVILADGPQRTVTGGALDQFLPDDRTMADIMPSNEVNHIAYQEHRRMPEELFTPEFIEFWWGIMPGHTAYPWIFPNDPPVARIGLTMPIGLDIDDYDRSEWALLREDDNSIPQGRQYIERLLEREFQAYDLDDFPLAEDRGKARGTETYPISSTRPIESPVGAGIAVTGGAMGATSAFHEGGDHVAVRTGKIAGRLAATGSLERYNDAWHRAIGDEILRNVTFADMVRDWRPADWDRAFTTANDLMDARGIKADAALRGGLHGLELVVRYKWGKFGYRNGKYVQVREDDYAV, from the coding sequence ATGGAACACGTAGACGTCGCCATTGTGGGCGGCGGTCCGGCCGGCTCGTCGGCGGCCGAGGCTGCAGCCGACCACGGGGCCGACGCCGTCCTCCTCGAAAAGGGGGTCCCCAGGGCCGACCGCGAGGGGACGGGACCGGACTCGACGGACGCCGCCGGGCTACTCGACTACTGGTTCGACATCATGGACATTCCGCGGTCGGAGTTCCCCGAAGACGTGGTGTTGAGCGAACTCGACGGGGCGAAGTTCTACGGCCCATCGACCGAGATGACGCTCACCGAGACCGGCATCGACGCGACCACCGACGGCTTCGGCGTCACGTTCCACCGGGCGCGGTTCGACGACTGGCTGCGCGAGCGGGCGACGGCGGCAGGCGCGGACTACCGCGTCGGCGTCAGCGTCACCGGCGTCGAGACCGACCTGCGGAGTTCGCCGCGACACACCGTCCGGCTGGCCAACGGCGAGGACATCGCCGCCGAGTACGTGATTCTCGCCGACGGCCCCCAGCGGACCGTCACCGGCGGGGCGCTCGACCAGTTCCTCCCGGACGACCGGACGATGGCCGACATCATGCCCTCGAACGAGGTCAACCACATCGCCTACCAGGAACATCGCCGGATGCCCGAGGAGCTGTTCACGCCGGAGTTCATCGAGTTCTGGTGGGGCATCATGCCCGGCCACACGGCCTATCCGTGGATTTTCCCGAACGACCCGCCGGTCGCTCGCATCGGCCTGACGATGCCCATCGGGCTGGACATCGACGACTACGACCGCAGCGAGTGGGCCCTGCTCAGGGAAGACGACAACAGCATCCCGCAGGGCCGCCAGTACATCGAGCGCCTGCTCGAACGGGAGTTCCAGGCCTACGACCTCGACGACTTCCCGCTCGCGGAGGACCGCGGGAAAGCCCGCGGCACGGAGACGTATCCCATCTCCTCGACCCGGCCGATAGAGTCCCCCGTCGGCGCGGGCATCGCCGTCACCGGCGGCGCGATGGGCGCGACCTCCGCCTTCCACGAGGGCGGCGACCACGTCGCCGTTCGCACCGGCAAAATCGCTGGCCGCCTCGCCGCGACCGGCAGCCTCGAACGGTACAACGACGCCTGGCACCGGGCCATCGGCGACGAAATCCTCCGGAACGTCACCTTCGCGGACATGGTCCGAGACTGGCGGCCCGCCGACTGGGACCGGGCCTTTACCACCGCCAACGACCTGATGGACGCCCGCGGCATCAAGGCCGACGCCGCGCTCAGGGGCGGCCTCCACGGGCTGGAGCTGGTCGTCCGCTACAAGTGGGGGAAGTTCGGCTATCGGAACGGCAAATACGTCCAGGTGCGCGAGGACGACTACGCCGTCTGA
- a CDS encoding response regulator transcription factor — protein MGRPTSVAVIDDDEDYRQLYKLWLPEAYEVTEASDGRTGLRRIDDSVDVVLLDRQMPELSGETVASKLRQRPAAPAVVMISGVEPDVDILEIPVDSYLRKPTDRDTLLSVLSTVRTRREYGTERRKLLGLADRRATVADAVRATALAESDAYQRAVERLERHDVGLADAASEG, from the coding sequence ATGGGGAGACCGACGAGCGTTGCGGTAATCGACGACGACGAGGACTACAGACAGCTCTACAAGCTCTGGCTTCCGGAGGCGTACGAGGTCACAGAGGCGAGTGACGGGCGCACTGGGTTGCGGCGTATCGACGATTCCGTCGACGTCGTGCTGCTCGACCGGCAGATGCCGGAACTGAGCGGCGAGACGGTCGCCTCGAAGCTCCGGCAGCGGCCCGCCGCGCCCGCGGTCGTGATGATAAGCGGCGTGGAACCGGACGTTGACATTCTGGAGATTCCGGTCGATTCGTACCTTCGAAAACCCACCGACCGGGACACCCTGCTGTCGGTGCTCTCGACAGTTCGCACCCGGCGCGAGTACGGGACGGAGCGGCGGAAACTACTGGGACTCGCCGACCGACGGGCCACCGTCGCCGACGCGGTTCGGGCGACGGCGCTGGCGGAGAGCGACGCGTACCAGCGGGCCGTCGAGCGACTGGAGCGACACGACGTGGGACTCGCCGACGCGGCGTCGGAAGGGTGA
- a CDS encoding D-2-hydroxyacid dehydrogenase yields the protein MADIVVMRYDVHGMPVDQYATALRDRLPEWDIAVAETPDAERDLIAGATVLTGNDVSPELVDTADSLELFAGTYAGYDHLPLSELADRDIALTTASGVHGPNVAENVVGSWLAFARGFFTARRHQRDHAWQSFHTDDFAGSRVCVVGLGEIGQAIVDRVQGFDVETVGVRYSPEKGGPTDEVYGFDDIHEAVADTEYVGLACPLTDETRHLIDEEVFQTMHPDTVLTNVARGPVVDTDALVHALQRNHIDGAALDVTDPEPLPGDHPLWDFENVLVTPHNAGHTPSYYERLADIVAENVRRAERTGEWDGLRNQIAL from the coding sequence ATGGCCGACATCGTCGTGATGCGATACGACGTTCACGGGATGCCGGTCGACCAGTACGCGACAGCGCTCCGGGACCGGCTGCCGGAGTGGGACATCGCCGTCGCGGAGACGCCCGACGCCGAGCGGGACTTGATTGCCGGCGCGACGGTCCTGACCGGCAACGACGTCTCGCCGGAGCTGGTCGATACCGCCGACTCCCTGGAGCTGTTTGCGGGGACGTACGCTGGATACGACCACCTCCCGCTGTCGGAGCTGGCCGACCGCGACATCGCGTTGACGACGGCCTCCGGGGTCCACGGCCCGAACGTCGCCGAGAACGTCGTCGGGTCCTGGCTCGCCTTCGCTCGGGGCTTTTTCACCGCCCGCCGCCACCAGCGCGACCACGCCTGGCAGTCGTTCCACACCGACGATTTCGCCGGCAGCCGCGTCTGTGTGGTCGGTCTCGGCGAAATCGGGCAGGCCATCGTCGACCGCGTGCAGGGGTTCGACGTGGAGACCGTCGGCGTCCGCTACTCGCCGGAAAAGGGCGGCCCGACGGACGAGGTGTACGGCTTCGACGACATCCACGAGGCCGTCGCCGACACCGAGTACGTCGGGCTGGCCTGCCCACTCACCGACGAGACGCGCCACCTCATTGACGAGGAGGTGTTCCAGACGATGCACCCCGACACGGTGCTCACCAACGTCGCCCGCGGCCCGGTCGTCGACACCGACGCGCTCGTCCATGCGCTCCAGCGAAACCATATCGACGGCGCGGCCTTAGACGTGACCGACCCCGAACCGCTGCCCGGCGACCACCCGCTGTGGGACTTCGAGAACGTCCTCGTCACGCCACACAACGCCGGCCACACGCCCAGCTACTACGAGCGGCTGGCCGATATCGTCGCCGAGAACGTCCGACGGGCGGAGCGAACCGGCGAGTGGGACGGGCTCAGGAACCAGATAGCGCTGTAA
- a CDS encoding type IV pilin N-terminal domain-containing protein, which produces MCRHGRPSGSDRGVSPVIGVVLLVAIGILLAAVLASLAMSFEGKLREPAPAGGFEAEYVASGGDNAADRPYVTITHEVGRTVDGDNIVIRDESGNSVTWSDVWTGGPEVKSGEYVHLDGFDSDSALDPICAEGDTYRIILTDDDGDTLKLNTWEAPSDPALPPGSPSDSDGDGVPDWC; this is translated from the coding sequence ATGTGCCGACACGGCCGCCCGTCCGGGTCTGACCGCGGTGTCTCACCGGTCATCGGCGTCGTTCTGCTGGTGGCGATTGGGATTCTGTTGGCGGCCGTGCTGGCGTCGCTGGCGATGAGCTTCGAGGGGAAACTCCGCGAGCCAGCCCCCGCGGGCGGGTTCGAAGCCGAGTACGTCGCCTCGGGCGGGGACAACGCGGCCGACCGCCCCTACGTCACCATCACGCACGAAGTCGGGCGGACCGTGGACGGCGACAACATCGTCATCCGGGACGAGTCCGGCAACAGCGTGACTTGGAGCGACGTCTGGACGGGCGGCCCCGAGGTCAAGAGCGGCGAGTACGTCCACCTCGACGGGTTCGACAGCGACTCGGCGCTGGACCCTATCTGTGCGGAGGGGGACACGTACCGGATTATCCTCACGGACGACGACGGCGACACGCTCAAACTGAACACGTGGGAGGCCCCGTCGGACCCGGCGCTCCCGCCGGGGTCGCCCTCCGATAGCGACGGTGATGGCGTCCCGGACTGGTGCTGA
- the asd gene encoding aspartate-semialdehyde dehydrogenase: protein MTVRVGVLGATGAVGQRLIQLLDPHPEFEIAALTASDASAGETYKDAAKWRVNSPIPEDVAGLEVRATDPDSVPDDVDLIFSSLPSSVGAEVEPEFCEAGYVVSSNSSNGRMDEDVPLVIPEVNADHVDLLEVQRDERGWDGALLKNPNCSTITMVPPLAGLDREFDLTDVRVSTLQAVSGAGYSGVTSMEIIDNAIPHIGGEEQKMESESRKLLGSFDGAEVHLNEMDVAASCNRIPTLDGHLENVWADTAEDVSAADAEAAMESVTGIDLPSSPEKLITVFDEPDRPQPRLDRNVEDGMGVAVGGFRETTDGVQFNCLAHNTMRGAAGASVLNGELLDKRGYL from the coding sequence ATGACTGTACGCGTAGGTGTACTCGGTGCGACGGGTGCTGTCGGGCAACGGCTCATCCAACTGCTCGACCCCCATCCCGAGTTCGAAATCGCAGCACTGACAGCCAGCGACGCGAGCGCCGGCGAGACATACAAGGACGCCGCCAAGTGGCGCGTCAACTCCCCGATTCCCGAGGACGTGGCCGGACTGGAAGTGCGCGCCACCGACCCGGACTCGGTGCCCGACGACGTGGACCTCATCTTCTCCTCGCTCCCGTCCAGCGTCGGCGCGGAAGTCGAGCCGGAGTTCTGTGAGGCCGGCTACGTCGTCTCCTCGAACTCCTCGAACGGCCGGATGGACGAGGACGTGCCCCTCGTCATCCCCGAGGTCAACGCCGACCACGTCGACCTGCTCGAAGTCCAGCGCGACGAGCGCGGCTGGGACGGCGCGCTCCTGAAGAACCCCAACTGCTCGACGATTACGATGGTGCCGCCGCTGGCCGGCCTCGACCGCGAGTTCGACCTGACCGACGTGCGCGTCTCGACGCTGCAGGCCGTCTCCGGCGCGGGCTACTCCGGCGTCACCTCGATGGAAATCATCGACAACGCCATCCCCCACATCGGCGGCGAAGAGCAGAAGATGGAGAGCGAGTCGCGCAAACTGCTCGGCTCGTTCGACGGCGCAGAGGTCCACCTCAACGAGATGGACGTGGCCGCCTCCTGCAACCGCATCCCGACGCTCGACGGCCACCTCGAGAACGTCTGGGCCGACACCGCAGAGGACGTCTCCGCGGCCGACGCCGAGGCCGCGATGGAGTCGGTGACCGGCATCGACCTGCCGTCCTCGCCCGAGAAGCTCATCACGGTGTTCGACGAACCGGACCGCCCGCAGCCCCGCCTCGACCGCAACGTCGAGGACGGCATGGGCGTCGCGGTCGGCGGGTTCCGCGAGACGACCGACGGCGTCCAGTTCAACTGCCTCGCACACAACACCATGCGCGGTGCCGCCGGCGCGAGCGTGCTGAACGGCGAACTGCTCGACAAGCGCGGCTACTTGTAA
- a CDS encoding tyrosine--tRNA ligase, with translation MDTAERLDLVTRHTTEVVTEDELRALFEDGDPSAYIGYAPTGEMHIGHFTTMRKLADFLRAGVDVTVLIADLHAHLDDNKSPFDLLDARSTYYETAIEGMIEAAGADPDDVTFVRGTDFQLDEEYTLEMYRMAAETTISRTQRAASEVVRESDSPNLGGLIYPLMQTLDVKALDADIAYGGVDQRGIYMLSREILPDHGGESPVCLFAPLLSGLSGGKMSASDEASKVNLTDSPDEVDEKIGQAYCPAGEVEENGVLEYLEHLVFPVLDVRDESFVVERPEEYGGDLTYESYDEVEADFVSGELHPADLKPSAAGAISDVIDPVRERLADEGALLAEAYPEKYDAE, from the coding sequence ATGGATACCGCCGAGCGACTCGACCTGGTGACGCGACACACGACGGAGGTCGTCACCGAGGACGAACTGCGGGCACTGTTCGAGGACGGCGACCCGTCGGCGTACATCGGCTACGCGCCGACCGGCGAGATGCACATCGGCCACTTCACGACGATGCGGAAGCTCGCGGACTTCCTGCGGGCCGGCGTCGACGTGACGGTGCTCATCGCGGACCTGCACGCCCACCTCGACGACAACAAGTCGCCGTTCGACCTGCTCGACGCCCGCTCGACCTACTACGAGACGGCCATCGAGGGCATGATTGAGGCGGCCGGCGCGGACCCCGACGACGTGACCTTCGTCCGGGGGACCGACTTCCAGCTCGACGAGGAGTACACGCTGGAGATGTACCGGATGGCCGCCGAGACGACCATCTCGCGCACGCAACGCGCGGCCAGCGAGGTCGTCCGCGAGTCCGACAGCCCGAACCTCGGCGGGCTCATCTACCCGCTGATGCAGACCCTGGACGTGAAGGCGCTCGACGCCGACATCGCCTACGGCGGCGTCGACCAGCGCGGCATCTACATGCTCTCGCGCGAAATTCTCCCCGACCACGGCGGCGAGTCGCCAGTCTGCCTGTTCGCGCCGCTCCTGTCCGGCCTCTCCGGCGGCAAGATGAGCGCCTCCGACGAGGCCTCGAAAGTGAACCTCACCGACAGCCCCGACGAGGTCGACGAGAAAATCGGGCAGGCGTACTGCCCGGCCGGCGAGGTCGAGGAGAACGGAGTGCTGGAGTACCTCGAACACCTCGTGTTCCCGGTGCTGGACGTCCGCGACGAGTCCTTCGTCGTCGAGCGCCCCGAGGAGTACGGCGGCGACCTGACCTACGAGAGCTACGACGAGGTCGAGGCGGACTTCGTCAGCGGCGAACTCCACCCCGCGGACCTGAAGCCCTCGGCCGCGGGCGCTATCTCGGACGTCATCGACCCGGTTCGGGAGCGCCTGGCCGACGAGGGGGCGCTGCTCGCCGAGGCCTACCCCGAGAAGTACGACGCGGAGTAA
- a CDS encoding class I SAM-dependent methyltransferase has product MPSPDTGDDPARSRAAVRRTYEDIGDHFSKTREYAWPEVESFVAEAPPCGTALDLGCGNGRHAELLTGIADRVVGLDASRALLTAAIDRVGDDVALVQGDAVELPLADDCVDLAVYVATLHHLPSRDARRASLDELARALAPGARALVSAWSTAHDRFDAAADAGTGFDTTVDWTLPGGETVPRFYHIYAPAEFERDVAASDLRLVSLELSSGNCYGVVEPEGKRT; this is encoded by the coding sequence ATGCCGTCCCCCGACACCGGCGACGACCCGGCGCGCTCGCGGGCCGCCGTCCGCCGGACCTACGAGGACATCGGCGACCACTTCTCGAAGACCCGCGAGTACGCCTGGCCGGAGGTGGAGTCGTTCGTCGCCGAGGCTCCGCCGTGCGGGACGGCGCTCGACCTTGGCTGTGGCAACGGCCGGCACGCCGAGTTGCTGACCGGAATCGCGGACCGCGTCGTCGGCCTCGACGCCAGCCGCGCGCTCCTGACGGCCGCTATCGACCGCGTCGGTGATGACGTCGCGCTCGTCCAGGGCGACGCGGTCGAACTGCCCCTCGCCGACGACTGCGTCGACCTCGCGGTGTACGTCGCGACCCTGCACCACCTCCCGTCGCGGGACGCCCGCCGCGCCAGCCTGGACGAACTCGCCCGCGCCCTCGCGCCTGGGGCGCGGGCGCTCGTCAGCGCGTGGAGCACGGCCCACGACCGCTTCGACGCCGCGGCGGACGCCGGGACCGGCTTCGACACCACCGTCGACTGGACGCTCCCCGGGGGCGAGACCGTCCCGCGGTTCTACCACATCTACGCGCCGGCCGAGTTCGAGCGCGACGTCGCCGCCAGCGACCTCCGATTGGTGTCACTGGAGCTGTCCAGCGGTAACTGTTACGGCGTCGTCGAACCGGAAGGGAAACGCACTTAA